One window of Oreochromis niloticus isolate F11D_XX linkage group LG23, O_niloticus_UMD_NMBU, whole genome shotgun sequence genomic DNA carries:
- the LOC109196815 gene encoding zinc finger and SCAN domain-containing protein 23-like, which produces MRPAGPKIPPYQLGEDIENYLLRFERVAKTWRWPESEWACRLVPLLSGKALEAYTAMDEERAHHYEGLKAALLTKFDISPETYRQKFRSNTVPPGESPTETYYRLKGLYRRWIRPEQHTKEEMGEAIILEQLIRVLPGEVRTWVREHEPADGLTAATLTV; this is translated from the coding sequence ATGCGACCTGCTGGGCCAAAAATTCCACCCTATCAGTTGGGGGAAGACATTGAGAACTATTTATTGCGTTTTGAGCGGGTTGCCAAAACCTGGAGATGGCCAGAGAGTGAATGGGCCTGTCGTCTGGTTCCACTGCTATCGGGGAAGGCGTTGGAGGCCTACACTGCAATGGATGAAGAAAGAGCCCATCATTATGAAGGTTTAAAAGCTGCGTTGCTAACCAAATTTGACATTTCCCCTGAGACGTATCGGCAGAAGTTCCGGTCCAATACAGTTCCACCTGGGGAGAGCCCCACTGAGACCTACTATCGCCTGAAGGGCCTCTATCGGCGCTGGATTCGACCAGAGCAGCATACTAAAGAAGAGATGGGAGAAGCTATCATCTTGGAGCAGTTAATCCGGGTACTTCCAGGGGAGGTGAGGACCTGGGTGAGGGAGCATGAGCCAGCAGATGGACTGACCGCTGCTACACTGACGGTGTAG